One window from the genome of Thermoleophilaceae bacterium encodes:
- the cofC gene encoding 2-phospho-L-lactate guanylyltransferase, translated as MRTLAILPIKSFDAAKQRLSGVLGSGSRQALAQAMFSDVLAALRHVPGLEAVAVVTSDDKAEAAAALERVHVIADSAHAGHSAAAMLGIRHALAIGYERVLLVPGDAPLLDAAELAGLLERSAAADVAVAIVPDRHGTGTNGLLIAPPGCFEPSFGPGSRERHVEAARAAGLSHVVEPLPSLVHDIDTPDDLAELAAVLESRRGSAPSTRGALAQLQRCRIAVGA; from the coding sequence ATGCGCACCCTGGCCATCCTGCCGATCAAGAGCTTCGACGCGGCCAAGCAGCGCCTCTCCGGCGTGCTCGGCAGCGGCTCCCGGCAGGCCCTGGCCCAGGCCATGTTCTCGGACGTGCTCGCCGCGCTTCGACACGTCCCGGGACTCGAGGCCGTGGCGGTGGTCACGAGCGACGACAAGGCCGAGGCCGCTGCGGCGCTCGAGCGCGTCCACGTGATCGCGGACAGCGCCCACGCGGGGCACTCGGCCGCGGCCATGCTCGGCATCCGGCACGCGCTGGCCATCGGCTACGAGCGGGTGCTGCTCGTGCCCGGTGACGCGCCGCTGCTGGACGCCGCTGAACTGGCCGGCCTGCTCGAGCGCTCCGCCGCGGCCGACGTGGCCGTGGCCATCGTCCCCGACCGCCACGGCACCGGGACGAACGGGCTGCTCATCGCGCCTCCCGGCTGCTTCGAGCCGAGCTTCGGCCCGGGGAGCCGCGAGCGCCACGTCGAGGCCGCACGCGCGGCCGGGCTCAGCCACGTCGTGGAGCCCCTCCCCTCGCTCGTCCACGACATCGACACGCCGGACGACCTGGCTGAGCTCGCCGCCGTGCTGGAGTCGCGCCGGGGCTCGGCGCCGTCCACCCGCGGGGCGCTGGCCCAGCTGCAGCGCTGCCGCATCGCCGTCGGCGCTTGA
- the cofD gene encoding 2-phospho-L-lactate transferase translates to MVVVLAGGTGGAKLARGLADVAGDVTVIANTADDVEAHGVHVSPDPDLIAYWLAGNIDEARGYGIEDDTWEVMAALEAAGRPAWFRLGDRDLAMCLIRTELLRDGERLTVAHGAVVRALGVGAAVLPMCDQPVRTHVKRDGLWRPFQEFMIVDRAQGEIEGVDVHGIGQARVSPEVRQAIGAADAIVIGPSNPVISIGPILAVPGMRDALAEARAPVVAVSPFVDGRAVKGPTEAFCAWAGIGQSAEGIAGHYGDLLDGVVADEPAEGVRLAQTDTLMDSAEARRRVAAFTLDFAASLRS, encoded by the coding sequence GTGGTAGTCGTCCTCGCCGGTGGCACCGGCGGGGCCAAGCTCGCGCGCGGGCTGGCGGACGTCGCGGGCGACGTCACGGTGATCGCGAACACAGCCGACGACGTCGAGGCCCACGGCGTCCATGTCTCACCCGACCCCGACCTCATCGCGTACTGGCTGGCGGGCAACATCGACGAGGCGCGCGGATACGGGATCGAGGACGACACGTGGGAGGTGATGGCGGCGCTCGAGGCCGCCGGCCGCCCCGCCTGGTTCCGTCTGGGGGACCGCGACCTGGCCATGTGCCTCATCCGCACGGAGCTGCTGCGCGACGGCGAGCGCCTCACGGTGGCCCACGGCGCGGTGGTGCGCGCACTGGGGGTGGGGGCCGCCGTGCTGCCGATGTGCGACCAGCCCGTGCGCACGCACGTGAAGCGCGACGGCCTGTGGCGCCCGTTCCAGGAGTTCATGATCGTGGACCGCGCCCAGGGCGAGATCGAGGGCGTGGACGTGCACGGCATCGGCCAGGCGCGCGTGAGCCCCGAGGTGCGCCAGGCCATCGGCGCGGCCGACGCGATCGTCATCGGCCCCTCCAACCCCGTGATCTCGATCGGGCCGATCCTCGCCGTGCCGGGCATGCGCGACGCGCTGGCCGAGGCGCGCGCGCCGGTGGTGGCGGTGAGCCCGTTCGTGGACGGCCGCGCGGTGAAGGGGCCCACGGAGGCGTTCTGCGCCTGGGCGGGGATCGGGCAGAGCGCCGAGGGGATCGCCGGCCACTACGGCGACCTGCTCGACGGCGTGGTCGCGGACGAGCCGGCCGAAGGAGTGCGCCTGGCGCAGACCGACACGCTGATGGACTCCGCCGAGGCCCGCCGGCGCGTGGCGGCGTTCACCCTGGACTTTGCGGCCTCCTTGAGGAGCTGA
- the npdG gene encoding NADPH-dependent F420 reductase — protein sequence MDEQPVPIVGATGALGFGLALRLAQAGVPVIIGSRDAGRAEEAAARARELVPGGRVDGLANEEAATRGPLVILSVPFRAQSENLTNLKDVLQPGQILVDATVPLAAAVSGKATRLLGVPQGSAGEQAQEMVPDDVKVVSAFHTLAADVLKDLGHELDEDVLITGDSRDAKRELAELVRRIPGLRPINCGTLETARLVEGLTPLLISVNVRNKVHAGIKLTGIPEPKW from the coding sequence ATGGACGAGCAGCCCGTCCCGATCGTCGGCGCCACCGGCGCGCTGGGCTTCGGCCTTGCACTGCGGCTGGCCCAGGCCGGTGTGCCCGTGATCATCGGCTCGCGCGACGCGGGGCGCGCCGAGGAGGCCGCCGCCCGCGCGCGGGAGCTGGTGCCCGGCGGCAGGGTCGACGGCCTGGCCAACGAGGAGGCGGCCACGCGCGGCCCGCTCGTGATCCTCTCGGTGCCGTTCCGCGCCCAGTCCGAGAACCTCACCAACCTCAAGGACGTGCTCCAGCCCGGCCAGATCCTGGTCGACGCCACGGTCCCCCTGGCCGCGGCCGTGTCCGGCAAGGCCACGCGGCTTCTCGGCGTGCCGCAGGGCTCCGCGGGCGAGCAGGCGCAGGAGATGGTGCCCGACGACGTGAAGGTGGTCAGCGCCTTCCACACGCTCGCCGCCGACGTGCTGAAGGACCTCGGCCACGAGCTCGACGAGGACGTCCTGATCACCGGCGACTCGCGGGACGCCAAGCGCGAGCTCGCCGAGCTGGTGCGACGGATTCCCGGCCTGCGGCCGATCAACTGCGGCACGCTCGAGACGGCCCGCCTGGTCGAGGGCCTCACCCCGCTGCTGATCTCGGTGAACGTGCGCAACAAGGTTCACGCCGGGATCAAGCTCACCGGCATCCCCGAGCCCAAGTGGTAG
- a CDS encoding SDR family oxidoreductase, with product MRLEGRTALVTGGASGIGAATCRRLAAEGAQVIVADVNTELAAEVAGEVDGEARELDVTAPGTIDGPIDILVNNAGTDRFGFFTKTDPSDWDVVLGVNLRGVLAVTHVVLPGMQERGRGRIVNVASEAGRVGSQGSAAYSAAKAGVIGFTKAIARESARYGITCNAVAPGPIETPLLMQAPEQLGELGERLVKGMVGATAMGRMGQPDEVAAAIAFLASDDASYVTGQTLNVSGGLSMW from the coding sequence ATGAGACTCGAGGGACGGACCGCGCTCGTCACCGGCGGCGCGAGCGGCATCGGCGCAGCAACCTGCCGCCGCCTGGCCGCCGAGGGCGCGCAGGTCATCGTGGCCGACGTCAACACCGAGCTCGCGGCCGAGGTCGCCGGCGAGGTCGACGGCGAGGCCCGCGAGCTGGACGTCACCGCGCCGGGCACGATCGACGGGCCGATCGACATCCTCGTCAACAACGCGGGCACGGACCGCTTCGGCTTCTTCACCAAGACCGACCCGTCCGACTGGGACGTGGTGCTGGGCGTGAACCTGCGCGGCGTTCTGGCGGTCACGCACGTGGTGCTGCCCGGCATGCAGGAGCGCGGGCGGGGCCGGATCGTGAACGTGGCGTCGGAGGCCGGACGGGTGGGGTCGCAGGGCTCGGCCGCGTACTCCGCGGCCAAGGCCGGGGTCATCGGCTTCACCAAGGCCATCGCGCGCGAGTCCGCCCGCTACGGCATCACCTGCAACGCCGTGGCGCCGGGCCCGATCGAGACGCCCCTGCTCATGCAGGCGCCCGAGCAGCTCGGCGAGCTCGGCGAGCGACTGGTGAAGGGGATGGTGGGCGCTACGGCGATGGGCCGCATGGGGCAGCCCGACGAGGTGGCCGCGGCCATCGCGTTCCTCGCCTCCGACGACGCCTCCTACGTCACTGGCCAGACGCTCAACGTGAGCGGCGGCCTGAGCATGTGGTGA
- a CDS encoding hydroxymethylglutaryl-CoA lyase: MAGAVSIREVGPRDGFQNEPEVIATEAKVRLIDMLASTGVRRLELTSFVRADVIPQLADAEEVLRGVDMPDGVARSVLIPNEKGLDNALRLREAFDEVNLFLSATETHNRKNVNRSVEESLSGLEKVIERARGEGLRCEGVISVSFGCPYEGQVPPERVFGIAERLVSAGCEEIAFGDTTGMANPRQVREFFDAALGTLGSVELTAHFHNTRGQGLANVVSALEAGIRSFESSFGELGGCPVPKGATGNIASEDLVSMLHEMGFETGIDLEKLLACAREVQEVLGRPLGSHLLTAGPVDWR, from the coding sequence ATGGCCGGCGCGGTCTCGATCCGCGAGGTCGGCCCGCGCGACGGCTTCCAGAACGAGCCGGAGGTCATCGCAACCGAGGCGAAGGTGCGGCTGATCGACATGCTCGCGAGCACCGGGGTGCGGCGGCTCGAGCTCACGAGCTTCGTGCGAGCGGACGTGATCCCGCAGCTCGCCGATGCCGAGGAGGTGCTGCGTGGCGTGGACATGCCGGATGGCGTGGCCCGGTCGGTGCTGATCCCCAACGAGAAGGGGCTCGACAACGCACTCCGGCTGCGCGAGGCCTTCGATGAGGTCAACCTCTTCCTCTCCGCCACCGAGACGCACAACCGGAAGAACGTGAACCGCTCGGTGGAGGAGTCGCTGTCGGGGCTCGAGAAGGTCATCGAGCGCGCGCGGGGCGAGGGGCTGCGCTGCGAGGGGGTGATCTCGGTGAGCTTCGGCTGTCCCTACGAGGGGCAGGTGCCCCCCGAGCGGGTGTTCGGGATCGCCGAGCGGCTGGTGTCCGCCGGGTGTGAGGAGATCGCGTTCGGCGACACCACCGGCATGGCCAACCCGCGCCAGGTGCGCGAGTTCTTCGATGCGGCGCTCGGGACGCTCGGGAGCGTGGAGCTCACGGCCCACTTCCACAACACGCGTGGCCAGGGCCTGGCCAACGTCGTGAGCGCGCTGGAGGCGGGCATCCGCTCCTTCGAGTCGTCCTTCGGCGAGCTCGGGGGCTGCCCGGTGCCGAAGGGGGCGACGGGCAACATCGCCAGCGAGGACCTCGTCTCGATGCTCCACGAGATGGGGTTCGAGACCGGCATCGATCTCGAGAAGCTGCTCGCGTGCGCCCGCGAGGTGCAGGAGGTGCTCGGCCGTCCGCTGGGCAGCCACCTGCTCACGGCGGGCCCGGTGGACTGGCGCTAG
- a CDS encoding enoyl-CoA hydratase/isomerase family protein, whose amino-acid sequence MGTEDRGAVRHIVMQRAEKRNALSEDVVRALGEAFEAAAHDDHVRVVVLRGDGPMFSSGMDVGDLKSLSEDPGRLREFRRPILHIWNLLEEMPKATIAQIHGGCLGGAFELACAADMRVVAEDALLGIMEVRVGLIPDVGGCSRLPSIVGLGNAKELIMTGKVVDGREAHRIGFANRIAPADELDAATEALANELLACAPRAVGLAKRVLDHAAKPALASTLEHEVTVQAQLAASEDFAEGSRAFFEKRQPDFAGR is encoded by the coding sequence GTGGGCACAGAGGACCGCGGGGCCGTCCGTCACATCGTGATGCAGCGCGCCGAGAAGCGGAACGCGCTGAGTGAGGACGTCGTGCGCGCGCTCGGCGAGGCCTTCGAGGCCGCCGCCCACGACGACCACGTGCGCGTCGTGGTGCTGCGCGGCGACGGCCCGATGTTCTCCTCCGGCATGGACGTGGGTGACCTCAAGTCGCTGTCGGAGGACCCCGGCCGGCTGCGCGAGTTCCGCCGCCCCATCCTGCACATCTGGAACCTGCTCGAGGAGATGCCCAAGGCCACGATCGCCCAGATCCACGGCGGCTGCCTGGGCGGCGCGTTCGAGCTTGCCTGCGCCGCCGACATGCGCGTCGTGGCCGAGGACGCGCTCCTCGGGATCATGGAGGTACGCGTTGGGCTGATCCCCGACGTCGGCGGCTGCTCGCGCCTGCCGTCGATCGTGGGCCTGGGCAACGCCAAGGAGCTGATCATGACCGGGAAGGTCGTCGACGGCCGCGAGGCGCACCGGATCGGCTTCGCCAACCGGATCGCGCCGGCGGACGAGCTCGACGCCGCCACCGAGGCTCTCGCGAACGAGCTGTTGGCCTGTGCGCCGCGCGCGGTGGGCCTGGCCAAGCGCGTGCTCGACCACGCCGCCAAGCCCGCGCTCGCCTCCACGCTGGAGCACGAGGTCACCGTGCAGGCGCAGCTCGCCGCCAGCGAGGACTTCGCCGAGGGCTCGCGCGCCTTCTTCGAGAAGCGCCAGCCGGACTTCGCCGGGCGCTAG
- a CDS encoding 3-hydroxybutyryl-CoA dehydrogenase, with protein MEIKKVGVLGAGLMGHGIAQVAAQAGYDVVLREVDDDRLANGIGRIEKQLARAVEKGKAEQADADAVRGRIQGTTDYADLADCDLVIEAITEDIALKLEMWRELDGIVKDGALLATNTSSLPVIDQAAATGRPDRMIGLHFFNPAQVMKLVEVVKSVATSGEAFEAGVAFGDSLNKLTVQTKDKAGFIVNRLLVPYMLDAIRAYEEGVGSISEIDEAMKAGAGHPMGPLTLADFVGLDTMGSICDVMFDEFRERRFAKPPTLRKMLAAGWYGKKSGMGFYDYSGDAPVENAGL; from the coding sequence ATGGAGATCAAGAAGGTGGGAGTGCTGGGAGCCGGGCTCATGGGGCACGGCATCGCCCAGGTGGCTGCGCAGGCCGGTTACGACGTCGTGCTGCGGGAGGTGGACGACGACCGGCTCGCCAATGGCATCGGCCGGATCGAGAAGCAGCTCGCCCGCGCGGTGGAGAAGGGCAAGGCCGAGCAGGCCGACGCCGACGCCGTCCGCGGCCGCATCCAGGGCACGACCGACTACGCGGACCTCGCCGACTGCGACCTCGTGATCGAGGCGATCACCGAGGACATCGCGCTCAAGCTCGAGATGTGGCGCGAGCTGGACGGCATCGTCAAGGACGGCGCGCTGCTCGCCACCAACACGTCCTCGCTGCCGGTCATCGACCAGGCGGCGGCCACCGGCCGGCCCGACCGGATGATCGGCCTGCACTTCTTCAACCCGGCCCAGGTGATGAAGCTGGTCGAGGTCGTGAAGAGCGTCGCCACCTCCGGCGAGGCGTTCGAGGCGGGCGTGGCGTTCGGCGACAGCCTGAACAAGCTCACCGTGCAGACAAAGGACAAGGCGGGCTTCATCGTCAACCGCCTGCTCGTGCCCTACATGCTCGACGCCATCCGCGCGTACGAGGAGGGGGTCGGCTCCATCAGCGAGATCGACGAGGCCATGAAGGCGGGCGCCGGGCATCCGATGGGCCCGCTCACGCTCGCGGACTTCGTGGGCCTCGACACCATGGGCTCGATCTGCGACGTGATGTTCGACGAGTTCCGCGAGCGCCGCTTCGCCAAGCCACCCACGCTGCGCAAGATGCTCGCGGCCGGCTGGTACGGCAAGAAGTCCGGCATGGGCTTCTACGACTACTCGGGCGACGCGCCGGTGGAGAACGCCGGGTTGTGA
- a CDS encoding N-6 DNA methylase produces the protein MTGEGQLELPVGPYRNGGLFSERFLSELLPEWPEFGDADHRPLLEELQELFAAERIGLATANEAQTEEHWIQPVLAALGFHYTVQAGMRVGAGRRQPDYALFLTEADRRDADPLEGAARYESAVCVADAKRFDRPLERRRAERALSEDPVAQIIHYVSVTRRPWGLLTNGRHWRMYGLERDLLGGAFYEVDLVRLLEAGDARAFRWFSVLFSASAFEPGPDGRSLLDRALGESRASAVAVGDALEEQVFDAVPRIAAGLLGDGERDAPALAAAFDHSLVLLYRLLFCLYAEARGLLPVENRHYFEYSLRKQKEGVAADLAGGRRFSSQSDDLYNDLRALFRIVDRGDESIGVAEYNGGLFSARRHPYFEGRTVPDDALAPALDGLYRVGGEFVDYRDLSVRHLGTIYERLLDYQLADDGELTLVATSGRHETGSYFTPELVVDRIVERTLEPALAARSEALGAVDLQADDVLDAFLDVKVLDPAMGSGHFLVAAAAWIAQYIATDPLYDGDLSLDEIQRRVAERCLYGVDANPMAVELAQLSLWLATARVGQPLTFLANLRVGNSLVGAKLEELLAGEETLFAERLARDAEAILERLDTIAERGSDAGEDVHEKERLAEAAQALREPLERHADEEVAPHFTETGLAPLHWALEFPDVFLAPDGRPLGGGGFDAVIGNPPYVRIQETGRELAAWCRRRFQTASGSFDTYVPFIEQGVALLGPSGRLGFIVPSRFLKADYGRRLREWLTQNRLVEEIVDFGDAQLFPGATNYTCITVLRRHGGNELTYRRVGRGADDLRRALASLDTAPGASFSVTELGQDPWVLATGEEAELLRALRGGSERLDSVTTQIFQGLVTSADPIYVVEDRGQRGDRRIVYSRASDRELELEPDLLHQLASGIDVERHAFRPLRSLVLFPYRHDGDEMRLLRDDELAALPRTAAYFAEHEPVLRGRERRRMDRDGWYGYVYPKNLGAHDLPKLGVAATVQHLEVAPDPGGEVYFHNVRVNGILERDGGPSIWLLGVLLNSRPLDWVFRRMSIPHANGYFAANKQFIAPLPIRIPGAQAGGELETLGRRIHDRAAAILGERRGFLDWLEGELGLRTTELDGSTAVARYDELTLDELLALLRRNRRRIGPEVEGRAFRERLTAEHAESVDRIAGLRATLDRDEDTAEAAVEELYELTAAQQELIARDYA, from the coding sequence GTGACCGGCGAGGGCCAGCTCGAGCTTCCCGTCGGCCCCTATCGCAACGGCGGGCTCTTCTCGGAGCGCTTCCTCAGCGAGCTTCTTCCCGAGTGGCCGGAGTTCGGAGACGCCGACCACCGGCCACTGCTCGAAGAGCTTCAGGAGCTTTTCGCCGCCGAGCGCATAGGTCTGGCAACCGCCAACGAGGCGCAGACTGAGGAGCACTGGATCCAGCCGGTGCTTGCCGCGCTCGGCTTCCACTACACCGTGCAGGCCGGGATGCGCGTCGGGGCCGGTCGGCGCCAGCCCGACTACGCGCTCTTCCTCACCGAGGCCGACCGTCGTGACGCCGACCCCCTTGAGGGCGCCGCGCGCTACGAGTCGGCGGTTTGCGTCGCGGACGCCAAGCGCTTCGATCGCCCGCTGGAGCGGCGCCGGGCCGAGCGCGCGCTGTCGGAGGATCCGGTCGCGCAGATAATTCATTACGTCTCGGTCACCCGCCGGCCGTGGGGCCTGCTGACGAATGGGCGGCACTGGCGGATGTACGGGCTCGAGCGGGATCTTCTGGGCGGCGCCTTCTACGAGGTGGACCTCGTGCGGCTGCTGGAGGCAGGCGACGCGCGGGCGTTTCGCTGGTTCTCCGTGCTCTTCTCGGCGTCGGCGTTCGAGCCCGGGCCTGATGGGCGTTCGCTCCTGGATCGCGCGCTCGGCGAGAGCCGGGCGAGCGCCGTGGCGGTCGGGGACGCGCTCGAAGAGCAGGTATTCGACGCTGTGCCCCGGATCGCGGCAGGTCTGCTCGGAGACGGCGAGCGTGATGCCCCGGCTCTGGCCGCGGCGTTCGACCACTCCCTCGTCCTGCTCTACAGGCTCCTCTTCTGCCTGTACGCCGAGGCCCGTGGCCTTCTGCCCGTGGAGAACCGGCACTACTTCGAGTACAGCCTGCGCAAGCAGAAGGAGGGGGTGGCCGCCGACCTGGCCGGCGGCCGGCGCTTCAGCTCGCAGTCCGATGACCTCTACAACGACCTGCGCGCGCTGTTTCGGATCGTCGATCGCGGCGACGAGTCGATCGGCGTGGCTGAGTACAACGGCGGTCTCTTCTCGGCGCGCCGGCATCCGTACTTCGAGGGGCGTACCGTGCCGGATGACGCGCTGGCTCCCGCGCTCGACGGCCTCTACCGCGTCGGCGGCGAGTTCGTGGACTACCGCGACCTCTCAGTCCGCCACCTGGGCACGATCTACGAGCGGCTGCTGGACTACCAGCTGGCGGATGACGGCGAGCTGACGCTGGTCGCCACCTCGGGCCGGCACGAGACCGGCTCTTACTTTACGCCCGAGCTGGTGGTGGACCGCATCGTCGAACGGACACTCGAGCCGGCTCTCGCGGCGCGCTCCGAGGCCCTCGGGGCGGTCGATCTGCAAGCCGATGACGTGCTGGACGCCTTCTTGGACGTAAAGGTGCTCGATCCCGCGATGGGCAGCGGCCACTTCCTCGTGGCCGCTGCGGCGTGGATCGCCCAGTACATCGCCACCGATCCGCTTTACGACGGCGACCTCTCCCTCGACGAGATCCAGCGGCGCGTGGCCGAGCGCTGCCTGTACGGCGTCGACGCCAATCCGATGGCGGTCGAGCTCGCGCAGCTGTCGCTCTGGCTCGCGACGGCACGTGTCGGTCAGCCGCTGACCTTCCTCGCCAACCTTCGCGTCGGCAACTCGCTGGTTGGAGCGAAGCTGGAGGAGCTGCTCGCGGGCGAGGAGACGCTCTTCGCAGAGCGGCTCGCGCGCGATGCCGAGGCGATCCTCGAACGGCTCGATACGATCGCGGAGCGCGGAAGCGATGCCGGCGAGGACGTCCACGAGAAGGAGCGCCTCGCCGAGGCGGCACAGGCGCTGCGTGAACCCCTGGAGCGGCACGCCGACGAGGAGGTCGCACCGCACTTCACCGAGACAGGACTCGCGCCGCTGCACTGGGCGCTAGAGTTCCCGGACGTCTTCCTCGCTCCGGACGGACGGCCACTCGGCGGCGGTGGCTTCGACGCGGTGATCGGCAACCCGCCGTACGTGCGGATCCAGGAGACCGGGCGCGAACTGGCGGCGTGGTGTCGCCGTCGCTTCCAGACGGCCTCCGGCAGCTTCGACACCTACGTGCCGTTCATCGAGCAGGGCGTCGCGCTGCTTGGGCCGTCGGGCCGTCTCGGCTTCATCGTCCCCAGCCGCTTCCTCAAGGCCGACTATGGGCGGCGGCTGCGGGAGTGGCTCACCCAGAACCGGCTGGTCGAGGAGATCGTGGACTTCGGCGATGCTCAGCTCTTCCCCGGCGCCACCAACTACACCTGCATCACCGTGCTGCGGCGGCATGGCGGGAATGAACTCACCTACCGGCGCGTAGGGCGGGGAGCGGACGATCTGAGGCGGGCCCTGGCTTCGCTCGATACCGCACCGGGCGCGTCGTTCTCGGTTACGGAGCTGGGTCAGGATCCGTGGGTGCTGGCCACAGGCGAGGAGGCGGAGCTGTTGCGCGCACTGCGGGGCGGCTCGGAGCGTCTTGACAGCGTGACTACCCAGATCTTCCAGGGGCTTGTGACGAGCGCGGATCCGATTTACGTGGTCGAGGATCGCGGACAGCGCGGAGACCGCCGGATCGTCTACTCGCGAGCATCCGATCGCGAACTGGAGCTGGAACCCGACCTGCTCCACCAGCTTGCAAGCGGCATCGACGTTGAGAGGCACGCCTTCCGCCCGCTGCGGAGCCTGGTCTTGTTTCCGTACCGCCACGATGGTGACGAGATGCGGCTTCTGCGGGACGATGAGCTGGCCGCACTGCCCCGTACAGCGGCGTACTTCGCGGAGCACGAGCCGGTGCTGCGGGGCCGGGAGCGGCGTCGTATGGACCGCGATGGGTGGTACGGGTACGTGTATCCAAAGAACCTGGGCGCTCACGACCTTCCCAAGCTCGGCGTGGCCGCCACGGTCCAGCACCTCGAGGTTGCTCCCGACCCCGGCGGCGAGGTCTACTTCCACAACGTGCGCGTGAACGGGATCCTCGAGCGCGACGGCGGCCCATCGATCTGGCTGCTTGGCGTGCTCCTGAACTCGCGACCGCTTGACTGGGTCTTCCGGCGTATGTCGATCCCTCACGCCAACGGCTACTTCGCCGCCAACAAGCAGTTCATCGCGCCCCTGCCCATCCGGATCCCCGGCGCACAGGCCGGAGGCGAGCTCGAGACACTCGGCCGGCGGATCCACGACCGTGCAGCGGCCATCCTCGGCGAGCGCCGCGGCTTCCTCGACTGGCTCGAGGGCGAGCTCGGGCTGCGCACCACGGAGCTCGATGGCTCGACTGCCGTCGCCCGCTACGACGAGCTGACGCTGGACGAGCTGCTCGCGCTGCTGCGGCGCAACCGGAGGCGGATCGGGCCGGAGGTCGAAGGCCGGGCGTTTCGCGAGCGCCTCACCGCCGAGCACGCCGAGAGTGTCGATCGCATCGCCGGGCTGCGCGCGACGCTCGACCGCGACGAAGACACCGCGGAAGCGGCCGTGGAAGAGCTCTACGAGCTCACCGCTGCTCAACAAGAGCTGATCGCTCGCGACTACGCCTAG
- a CDS encoding acyl-CoA carboxylase subunit beta, with translation MSDLKSALERARAGGPQRHHEKSAGQGKLPVRERVERLVDPGSFAEEALLANWEQEGFGADGVVTGMASVAGRPVCLMANDPTVKAGSWGPKTVEKIIRIQEQALEHRVPMIYLVDSAGARITEQVQMFPGRRGAGKIFHTEVKLSGVVPQVCVLFGPSAAGGAYIPAFCDVVIMRDGNASMYLGSPRMAEMVIGETVTLEEMGGARMHTGVSGCGHFLVKTDEEGIDTAKRYLSYMPVSWQDQPPVAPPAAPARDSFDIPEDENKPFDMIELIEGLVDEDSFLEVQKRWARELLVGYARIEGRVVGIVANQPKQRGGVLFVDSSDKAARFIWTCNAFNVPLLFLADVPGFMIGTAVERQGIIRAGAKMISAVSEATVPKLSVIVRKAYGAGLYAMAGPAFDPDACIALPGARIAVMGPQAAINAVYYNQVQAIEDPGEREAFVEKLRTEYKEEIDVLHLASELVVDAVVQPEALRAELARRYELYAGRAREWPAKHNAVTPV, from the coding sequence ATGAGCGATCTCAAGTCAGCCCTCGAGCGCGCCCGGGCCGGCGGCCCGCAGCGCCACCACGAGAAGTCCGCCGGGCAGGGCAAGCTCCCCGTGCGCGAGCGCGTGGAGCGGCTCGTGGACCCGGGCTCGTTCGCCGAGGAGGCGCTGCTCGCGAACTGGGAGCAGGAGGGGTTCGGCGCCGACGGCGTGGTCACCGGCATGGCGTCCGTGGCCGGGCGGCCCGTGTGCCTGATGGCCAACGACCCCACGGTCAAGGCCGGCTCGTGGGGGCCGAAGACGGTCGAGAAGATCATCCGCATCCAGGAGCAGGCGCTCGAGCATCGGGTGCCGATGATCTACCTCGTCGACTCCGCCGGCGCGCGCATCACCGAGCAGGTGCAGATGTTCCCGGGGCGCCGCGGCGCCGGGAAGATCTTCCACACCGAGGTCAAGCTCTCGGGCGTGGTGCCGCAGGTGTGCGTGCTGTTCGGCCCGTCGGCGGCGGGCGGCGCCTACATCCCCGCCTTCTGCGACGTGGTGATCATGCGCGACGGCAATGCGTCCATGTACCTGGGGTCGCCGCGGATGGCGGAGATGGTGATCGGCGAGACGGTCACGCTCGAGGAGATGGGCGGGGCGCGCATGCACACGGGCGTGTCGGGATGCGGGCATTTCCTGGTGAAGACGGACGAAGAGGGAATCGATACGGCGAAGCGCTATCTGTCGTACATGCCGGTGAGCTGGCAGGACCAGCCTCCGGTGGCGCCGCCCGCCGCGCCTGCACGGGACTCCTTCGACATCCCGGAGGACGAGAACAAGCCGTTCGACATGATCGAGCTGATCGAGGGCCTCGTGGACGAGGACTCGTTCCTCGAGGTGCAGAAGCGCTGGGCCAGGGAGCTGCTCGTGGGCTACGCGCGCATCGAGGGGCGCGTGGTGGGCATCGTGGCCAACCAGCCCAAGCAGCGCGGCGGCGTGCTGTTCGTCGACTCCTCCGACAAGGCCGCCCGCTTCATCTGGACCTGCAACGCCTTCAACGTGCCGCTGCTGTTCCTGGCCGACGTGCCCGGCTTCATGATCGGCACGGCCGTGGAGCGCCAGGGCATCATCCGGGCGGGCGCCAAGATGATCTCGGCGGTGTCCGAGGCCACCGTGCCCAAGCTGTCGGTGATCGTGCGCAAGGCCTACGGCGCGGGCCTGTACGCCATGGCCGGCCCGGCGTTCGACCCCGACGCGTGCATCGCGCTGCCGGGCGCCAGGATCGCGGTCATGGGGCCACAGGCGGCCATCAACGCCGTCTACTACAACCAGGTGCAGGCGATCGAGGATCCGGGCGAGCGCGAGGCGTTCGTGGAGAAGCTGCGCACCGAGTACAAGGAGGAGATCGACGTCCTCCACCTCGCATCCGAGCTGGTCGTCGATGCGGTCGTCCAGCCCGAGGCCCTGCGGGCCGAGCTGGCGCGGCGCTACGAGCTCTACGCCGGGCGGGCCCGCGAGTGGCCCGCGAAGCACAACGCGGTCACGCCCGTCTGA